From Cataglyphis hispanica isolate Lineage 1 chromosome 3, ULB_Chis1_1.0, whole genome shotgun sequence, a single genomic window includes:
- the LOC126859373 gene encoding ephrin type-A receptor 4-B isoform X9 has protein sequence MAPFNMAGVAGLLATCAAVAASAAHLLPLLLLLICPRGTQADQVVLLDTTTEEKLDWTRYPFGPQASTPGWVEESFTNFDKGINWRSYVVCDVAYNNVNNWLWTPFVERGPANRMYIEIKFTTRDCSLFPGNALSCKETFSLLYYEFDAATKEPPPWEPDSYKLIGRIAAGEGRFNTNAEVVINTEVKSIPVTKKGVYFAFRDQGACISILAIKVYYINCPEISVNFARFPSTPTGREVALIEQTLGICVENAVKIAQPTFLCKGDGKWYLPTGGCHCKPGYQADVEKQQCKLCPIGKFKHEAGSHTCEPCPEHSKASDYGFTECRCDPGYYRAEKDPKNMPCTQPPSAPQNLTVNFVDQSTVILSWNAPHMQGGRSDTTYKVVCDACSTDVKYIPNTETFNDTKITITGLNAVTTYRFQVFAQNGVSLLTQKKEYVDITVTTEASVPSLVSNVRITSVKSSELSISWDAPVIEVGGDSDLVERYEVRCYPRYDDATNATVIQTSELSATFKGLKASTDYAIQVRAKTTRGWGEYTPVVFKKTPHAMGLDYVGEDDNMQVRIIAGAIVAVVVLLVIIIIMTVLILRRASDECNKKQPSDCDTLEYRNGEVHCKMDSSPIVTTHTNNKSKSSLTTPLFTPAVGVAAAGAGGAGGAGARSYVDPHTYEDPNQAVREFAREIDAGYITIEAIIGGGEFGDVCRGKLKLPPDGRTEIDVAIKTLKPGSADKARNDFLTEASIMGQFEHPNVIFLQGVVTKSNPVMIITEFMENGSLDTFLRANDGKFQVLQLVGMLRGIASGMQYLAEMNYVHRDLAARNVLVNAALVCKIADFGLSREIESATEGAYTTRGGKIPVRWTAPEAIAFRKFTSASDVWSMGIVCWEVMSYGERPYWNWSNQDVIKSIEKGYRLPAPMDCPEAIYQLMLDCWQKERTHRPTFANLTQTLDKLIRSPDTLRKIAQNSVRPPAHNPYYVTSHTAAVQAAVAAAMPPGPAASTAGPFVDIVGHQAHQQAQSAIAVPVMPPGAGRSLHYHTHAATHALPHQQSPLTYPNWVPFSHFN, from the exons tggGTAGAGGAGTCTTTCACAAACTTCGACAAGGGTATCAATTGGCGGAGTTACGTTGTATGCGACGTAGCGTACAACAATGTGAACAATTGGCTGTGGACGCCATTCGTAGAGAGGGGTCCGGCGAACCGCATgtacatagaaataaaattcacgaCCCGCGACTGCTCACTATTCCCCGGGAATGCTCTGAGCTGTAAAGAGACCTTCAGTCTGCTCTACTACGAGTTCGACGCTGCTACTAAGGAACCGCCTCCGTGGGAGCCAGACAGTTATAAACTTATCG GTCGCATTGCCGCGGGTGAGGGTAGATTCAATACGAACGCCGAAGTGGTAATAAACACAGAGGTAAAGTCGATACCGGTAACGAAGAAGGGCGTCTATTTCGCTTTTCGCGATCAGGGTGCCTGCATATCGATTCTAGCCATCAAGGTATATTACATCAATTGTCCCGAGATCTCGGTCAACTTTGCCCGTTTCCCGTCCACGCCGACCGGTCGCGAAGTCGCGCTCATTGAACAAACGCTCGGTATTTGCGTCGAGAATGCCGTCAAAATCGCCCAGCCGACTTTCCTCTGCAAGGGAGACGGAAAGTGGTATCTACCGACGGGTGGATGTCATTGCAAACCCGGCTATCAAGCTGACGTTGAGAAGCAGCAATGTAAGTTGTGCCCAATAGGCAAGTTCAAGCACGAGGCGGGCTCCCACACCTGCGAACCATGTCCGGAGCATAGCAAAGCCTCCGATTACGGCTTCACGGAGTGTCGTTGCGACCCGGGCTATTATCGGGCGGAAAAGGATCCTAAGAATATGCCTTGTACGC AACCACCTTCGGCACCGCAAAACCTGACCGTCAACTTTGTCGATCAGTCCACGGTGATCCTTTCCTGGAACGCGCCGCATATGCAAGGTGGCAGGTCCGATACAACTTATAAAGTGGTCTGCGATGCTTGCAGCACGGATGTCAAATACATTCCCAATACT GAAACCTTCAACGACACGAAGATCACGATAACTGGTCTGAACGCGGTGACTACTTATCGCTTCCAAGTATTCGCCCAGAATGGCGTATCGTTATTAACCCAAAAGAAGGAATACGTCGACATTACTGTTACAACAGAAGCCAGTGTGCCGAGTCTAGTGAGCAACGTCAGGATCACGAGTGTCAAGAGCTCGGAACTTAGCATCAGCTGGGACGCGCCAGTCATCGAAGTCGGCGGGGACAGCGATCTCGTCGAACGATACGAAG TGAGGTGTTACCCGCGCTATGACGACGCCACTAATGCAACCGTCATTCAAACGTCTGAGCTGTCCGCCACGTTCAAAGGCCTAAAGGCTTCCACGGATTACGCGATACAAGTTCGCGCCAAGACCACCCGCGGCTGGGGCGAGTATACGCCGGTGGTATTTAAGAAAACACCCCACGCCATGGGTTTAG ACTACGTCGGCGAGGATGACAACATGCAAGTTAGAATAATCGCAGGAGCAATCGTCGCTGTCGTCGTACTTCTTgtgattattatcatcatgACGGTTTTGATCCTTAGAAg GGCCTCGGACGAGTGCAACAAGAAGCAGCCCAGCGACTGCGATACTCTGGAATATCGAAATGGCGAAG TGCACTGCAAAATGGACAGTTCACCGATTGTGACAACCCATACCAACAACAAGAGCAAGTCCTCGC TGACCACGCCGCTATTCACACCTGCAGTGGGGGTCGCCGCGGCAGGCGCAGGCGGCGCAGGCGGTGCAGGTGCGAGGAGTTATGTGGATCCTCACACATACGAGGATCCGAATCAGGCTGTACGAGAATTCGCCCGCGAAATCGACGCCGGATACATCACGATAGAGGCAATTATAG GTGGCGGAGAATTTGGCGATGTCTGCCGAGGGAAACTGAAGCTGCCTCCCGATGGACGGACGGAAATAGACGTGGCCATAAAAACGCTGAAGCCGGGCTCAGCGGACAAGGCACGTAACGATTTCCTGACAGAGGCGTCGATAATGGGTCAGTTCGAGCATCCCAACGTGATATTCTTGCAAGGCGTTGTAACGAAAAGCAATCCGGTGATGATTATCACGGAATTTATGGAGAATGGCAGCCTGGACACTTTTTTGCGTGCTAACGACGGCAAGTTTCAAGTACTTCAATTGGTGGGGATGCTGCGCGGCATTGCCAGCGGTATGCAGTATCTCGCGGAGATGAACTACGTGCATCGCGATCTTGCCGCGAGAAACGTGTTAGTCAACGCTGCTCTGGTTTGCAAAATTGCCGACTTTGGACTCAGTAGAGAGATCGAGAGCGCCACGGAGGGAGCTTATACGACCAGG GGCGGTAAAATCCCGGTACGGTGGACTGCACCGGAAGCGATAGCTTTCCGTAAATTTACCAGCGCCTCCGACGTATGGAGCATGGGCATCGTATGTTGGGAGGTAATGTCGTATGGCGAGAGACCGTATTGGAATTGGTCGAATCAAGATGTGATAAAATCGATCGAGAAGGGCTACAGGCTTCCAGCGCCGATGGATTGTCCAGAGGCTATCTACCAGCTGATGCTCGATTGCTGGCAAAAGGAACGCACCCATCGGCCGACCTTCGCCAATCTCACACAGACTTTGGACAAGCTTATACGAAGCCCGGACACGCTGAGAAAAATTGCTCAGAACAG CGTGAGGCCGCCTGCACACAATCCGTACTATGTCACAAGCCATACGGCTGCCGTCCAGGCTGCGGTGGCGGCTGCGATGCCACCAGGCCCAGCCGCGAGCACGGCGGGTCCGTTCGTAGACATAGTCGGCCATCAGGCCCATCAACAAGCCCAGTCAGCGATTGCCGTTCCAGTAATGCCACCAGGAGCCGGCCGTAGCTTACACTACCACACACACGCAGCGACACACGCACTGCCACACCAACAATCACCGCTCACCTATCCCAATTGGGTCCCGTTCTCCCATTTTAATTGA
- the LOC126859373 gene encoding ephrin type-A receptor 4-B isoform X16 → MAPFNMAGVAGLLATCAAVAASAAHLLPLLLLLICPRGTQADQVVLLDTTTEEKLDWTRYPFGPQASTPGWVEESFTNFDKGINWRSYVVCDVAYNNVNNWLWTPFVERGPANRMYIEIKFTTRDCSLFPGNALSCKETFSLLYYEFDAATKEPPPWEPDSYKLIGRIAAGEGRFNTNAEVVINTEVKSIPVTKKGVYFAFRDQGACISILAIKVYYINCPEISVNFARFPSTPTGREVALIEQTLGICVENAVKIAQPTFLCKGDGKWYLPTGGCHCKPGYQADVEKQQCKLCPIGKFKHEAGSHTCEPCPEHSKASDYGFTECRCDPGYYRAEKDPKNMPCTQPPSAPQNLTVNFVDQSTVILSWNAPHMQGGRSDTTYKVVCDACSTDVKYIPNTETFNDTKITITGLNAVTTYRFQVFAQNGVSLLTQKKEYVDITVTTEASVPSLVSNVRITSVKSSELSISWDAPVIEVGGDSDLVERYEVRCYPRYDDATNATVIQTSELSATFKGLKASTDYAIQVRAKTTRGWGEYTPVVFKKTPHAMGLDYVGEDDNMQVRIIAGAIVAVVVLLVIIIIMTVLILRRASDECNKKQPSDCDTLEYRNGEVTTPLFTPAVGVAAAGAGGAGGAGARSYVDPHTYEDPNQAVREFAREIDAGYITIEAIIGGGEFGDVCRGKLKLPPDGRTEIDVAIKTLKPGSADKARNDFLTEASIMGQFEHPNVIFLQGVVTKSNPVMIITEFMENGSLDTFLRANDGKFQVLQLVGMLRGIASGMQYLAEMNYVHRDLAARNVLVNAALVCKIADFGLSREIESATEGAYTTRGGKIPVRWTAPEAIAFRKFTSASDVWSMGIVCWEVMSYGERPYWNWSNQDVIKSIEKGYRLPAPMDCPEAIYQLMLDCWQKERTHRPTFANLTQTLDKLIRSPDTLRKIAQNSVRPPAHNPYYVTSHTAAVQAAVAAAMPPGPAASTAGPFVDIVGHQAHQQAQSAIAVPVMPPGAGRSLHYHTHAATHALPHQQSPLTYPNWVPFSHFN, encoded by the exons tggGTAGAGGAGTCTTTCACAAACTTCGACAAGGGTATCAATTGGCGGAGTTACGTTGTATGCGACGTAGCGTACAACAATGTGAACAATTGGCTGTGGACGCCATTCGTAGAGAGGGGTCCGGCGAACCGCATgtacatagaaataaaattcacgaCCCGCGACTGCTCACTATTCCCCGGGAATGCTCTGAGCTGTAAAGAGACCTTCAGTCTGCTCTACTACGAGTTCGACGCTGCTACTAAGGAACCGCCTCCGTGGGAGCCAGACAGTTATAAACTTATCG GTCGCATTGCCGCGGGTGAGGGTAGATTCAATACGAACGCCGAAGTGGTAATAAACACAGAGGTAAAGTCGATACCGGTAACGAAGAAGGGCGTCTATTTCGCTTTTCGCGATCAGGGTGCCTGCATATCGATTCTAGCCATCAAGGTATATTACATCAATTGTCCCGAGATCTCGGTCAACTTTGCCCGTTTCCCGTCCACGCCGACCGGTCGCGAAGTCGCGCTCATTGAACAAACGCTCGGTATTTGCGTCGAGAATGCCGTCAAAATCGCCCAGCCGACTTTCCTCTGCAAGGGAGACGGAAAGTGGTATCTACCGACGGGTGGATGTCATTGCAAACCCGGCTATCAAGCTGACGTTGAGAAGCAGCAATGTAAGTTGTGCCCAATAGGCAAGTTCAAGCACGAGGCGGGCTCCCACACCTGCGAACCATGTCCGGAGCATAGCAAAGCCTCCGATTACGGCTTCACGGAGTGTCGTTGCGACCCGGGCTATTATCGGGCGGAAAAGGATCCTAAGAATATGCCTTGTACGC AACCACCTTCGGCACCGCAAAACCTGACCGTCAACTTTGTCGATCAGTCCACGGTGATCCTTTCCTGGAACGCGCCGCATATGCAAGGTGGCAGGTCCGATACAACTTATAAAGTGGTCTGCGATGCTTGCAGCACGGATGTCAAATACATTCCCAATACT GAAACCTTCAACGACACGAAGATCACGATAACTGGTCTGAACGCGGTGACTACTTATCGCTTCCAAGTATTCGCCCAGAATGGCGTATCGTTATTAACCCAAAAGAAGGAATACGTCGACATTACTGTTACAACAGAAGCCAGTGTGCCGAGTCTAGTGAGCAACGTCAGGATCACGAGTGTCAAGAGCTCGGAACTTAGCATCAGCTGGGACGCGCCAGTCATCGAAGTCGGCGGGGACAGCGATCTCGTCGAACGATACGAAG TGAGGTGTTACCCGCGCTATGACGACGCCACTAATGCAACCGTCATTCAAACGTCTGAGCTGTCCGCCACGTTCAAAGGCCTAAAGGCTTCCACGGATTACGCGATACAAGTTCGCGCCAAGACCACCCGCGGCTGGGGCGAGTATACGCCGGTGGTATTTAAGAAAACACCCCACGCCATGGGTTTAG ACTACGTCGGCGAGGATGACAACATGCAAGTTAGAATAATCGCAGGAGCAATCGTCGCTGTCGTCGTACTTCTTgtgattattatcatcatgACGGTTTTGATCCTTAGAAg GGCCTCGGACGAGTGCAACAAGAAGCAGCCCAGCGACTGCGATACTCTGGAATATCGAAATGGCGAAG TGACCACGCCGCTATTCACACCTGCAGTGGGGGTCGCCGCGGCAGGCGCAGGCGGCGCAGGCGGTGCAGGTGCGAGGAGTTATGTGGATCCTCACACATACGAGGATCCGAATCAGGCTGTACGAGAATTCGCCCGCGAAATCGACGCCGGATACATCACGATAGAGGCAATTATAG GTGGCGGAGAATTTGGCGATGTCTGCCGAGGGAAACTGAAGCTGCCTCCCGATGGACGGACGGAAATAGACGTGGCCATAAAAACGCTGAAGCCGGGCTCAGCGGACAAGGCACGTAACGATTTCCTGACAGAGGCGTCGATAATGGGTCAGTTCGAGCATCCCAACGTGATATTCTTGCAAGGCGTTGTAACGAAAAGCAATCCGGTGATGATTATCACGGAATTTATGGAGAATGGCAGCCTGGACACTTTTTTGCGTGCTAACGACGGCAAGTTTCAAGTACTTCAATTGGTGGGGATGCTGCGCGGCATTGCCAGCGGTATGCAGTATCTCGCGGAGATGAACTACGTGCATCGCGATCTTGCCGCGAGAAACGTGTTAGTCAACGCTGCTCTGGTTTGCAAAATTGCCGACTTTGGACTCAGTAGAGAGATCGAGAGCGCCACGGAGGGAGCTTATACGACCAGG GGCGGTAAAATCCCGGTACGGTGGACTGCACCGGAAGCGATAGCTTTCCGTAAATTTACCAGCGCCTCCGACGTATGGAGCATGGGCATCGTATGTTGGGAGGTAATGTCGTATGGCGAGAGACCGTATTGGAATTGGTCGAATCAAGATGTGATAAAATCGATCGAGAAGGGCTACAGGCTTCCAGCGCCGATGGATTGTCCAGAGGCTATCTACCAGCTGATGCTCGATTGCTGGCAAAAGGAACGCACCCATCGGCCGACCTTCGCCAATCTCACACAGACTTTGGACAAGCTTATACGAAGCCCGGACACGCTGAGAAAAATTGCTCAGAACAG CGTGAGGCCGCCTGCACACAATCCGTACTATGTCACAAGCCATACGGCTGCCGTCCAGGCTGCGGTGGCGGCTGCGATGCCACCAGGCCCAGCCGCGAGCACGGCGGGTCCGTTCGTAGACATAGTCGGCCATCAGGCCCATCAACAAGCCCAGTCAGCGATTGCCGTTCCAGTAATGCCACCAGGAGCCGGCCGTAGCTTACACTACCACACACACGCAGCGACACACGCACTGCCACACCAACAATCACCGCTCACCTATCCCAATTGGGTCCCGTTCTCCCATTTTAATTGA
- the LOC126859373 gene encoding ephrin type-A receptor 4-B isoform X6, whose product MAPFNMAGVAGLLATCAAVAASAAHLLPLLLLLICPRGTQADQVVLLDTTTEEKLDWTRYPFGPQASTPGWVEESFTNFDKGINWRSYVVCDVAYNNVNNWLWTPFVERGPANRMYIEIKFTTRDCSLFPGNALSCKETFSLLYYEFDAATKEPPPWEPDSYKLIGRIAAGEGRFNTNAEVVINTEVKSIPVTKKGVYFAFRDQGACISILAIKVYYINCPEISVNFARFPSTPTGREVALIEQTLGICVENAVKIAQPTFLCKGDGKWYLPTGGCHCKPGYQADVEKQQCKLCPIGKFKHEAGSHTCEPCPEHSKASDYGFTECRCDPGYYRAEKDPKNMPCTQPPSAPQNLTVNFVDQSTVILSWNAPHMQGGRSDTTYKVVCDACSTDVKYIPNTETFNDTKITITGLNAVTTYRFQVFAQNGVSLLTQKKEYVDITVTTEASVPSLVSNVRITSVKSSELSISWDAPVIEVGGDSDLVERYEVRCYPRYDDATNATVIQTSELSATFKGLKASTDYAIQVRAKTTRGWGEYTPVVFKKTPHAMGLDYVGEDDNMQVRIIAGAIVAVVVLLVIIIIMTVLILRRASDECNKKQPSDCDTLEYRNGEGLVVTYMHCKMDSSPIVTTHTNNKSKSSLTTPLFTPAVGVAAAGAGGAGGAGARSYVDPHTYEDPNQAVREFAREIDAGYITIEAIIGGGEFGDVCRGKLKLPPDGRTEIDVAIKTLKPGSADKARNDFLTEASIMGQFEHPNVIFLQGVVTKSNPVMIITEFMENGSLDTFLRANDGKFQVLQLVGMLRGIASGMQYLAEMNYVHRDLAARNVLVNAALVCKIADFGLSREIESATEGAYTTRGGKIPVRWTAPEAIAFRKFTSASDVWSMGIVCWEVMSYGERPYWNWSNQDVIKSIEKGYRLPAPMDCPEAIYQLMLDCWQKERTHRPTFANLTQTLDKLIRSPDTLRKIAQNSVRPPAHNPYYVTSHTAAVQAAVAAAMPPGPAASTAGPFVDIVGHQAHQQAQSAIAVPVMPPGAGRSLHYHTHAATHALPHQQSPLTYPNWVPFSHFN is encoded by the exons tggGTAGAGGAGTCTTTCACAAACTTCGACAAGGGTATCAATTGGCGGAGTTACGTTGTATGCGACGTAGCGTACAACAATGTGAACAATTGGCTGTGGACGCCATTCGTAGAGAGGGGTCCGGCGAACCGCATgtacatagaaataaaattcacgaCCCGCGACTGCTCACTATTCCCCGGGAATGCTCTGAGCTGTAAAGAGACCTTCAGTCTGCTCTACTACGAGTTCGACGCTGCTACTAAGGAACCGCCTCCGTGGGAGCCAGACAGTTATAAACTTATCG GTCGCATTGCCGCGGGTGAGGGTAGATTCAATACGAACGCCGAAGTGGTAATAAACACAGAGGTAAAGTCGATACCGGTAACGAAGAAGGGCGTCTATTTCGCTTTTCGCGATCAGGGTGCCTGCATATCGATTCTAGCCATCAAGGTATATTACATCAATTGTCCCGAGATCTCGGTCAACTTTGCCCGTTTCCCGTCCACGCCGACCGGTCGCGAAGTCGCGCTCATTGAACAAACGCTCGGTATTTGCGTCGAGAATGCCGTCAAAATCGCCCAGCCGACTTTCCTCTGCAAGGGAGACGGAAAGTGGTATCTACCGACGGGTGGATGTCATTGCAAACCCGGCTATCAAGCTGACGTTGAGAAGCAGCAATGTAAGTTGTGCCCAATAGGCAAGTTCAAGCACGAGGCGGGCTCCCACACCTGCGAACCATGTCCGGAGCATAGCAAAGCCTCCGATTACGGCTTCACGGAGTGTCGTTGCGACCCGGGCTATTATCGGGCGGAAAAGGATCCTAAGAATATGCCTTGTACGC AACCACCTTCGGCACCGCAAAACCTGACCGTCAACTTTGTCGATCAGTCCACGGTGATCCTTTCCTGGAACGCGCCGCATATGCAAGGTGGCAGGTCCGATACAACTTATAAAGTGGTCTGCGATGCTTGCAGCACGGATGTCAAATACATTCCCAATACT GAAACCTTCAACGACACGAAGATCACGATAACTGGTCTGAACGCGGTGACTACTTATCGCTTCCAAGTATTCGCCCAGAATGGCGTATCGTTATTAACCCAAAAGAAGGAATACGTCGACATTACTGTTACAACAGAAGCCAGTGTGCCGAGTCTAGTGAGCAACGTCAGGATCACGAGTGTCAAGAGCTCGGAACTTAGCATCAGCTGGGACGCGCCAGTCATCGAAGTCGGCGGGGACAGCGATCTCGTCGAACGATACGAAG TGAGGTGTTACCCGCGCTATGACGACGCCACTAATGCAACCGTCATTCAAACGTCTGAGCTGTCCGCCACGTTCAAAGGCCTAAAGGCTTCCACGGATTACGCGATACAAGTTCGCGCCAAGACCACCCGCGGCTGGGGCGAGTATACGCCGGTGGTATTTAAGAAAACACCCCACGCCATGGGTTTAG ACTACGTCGGCGAGGATGACAACATGCAAGTTAGAATAATCGCAGGAGCAATCGTCGCTGTCGTCGTACTTCTTgtgattattatcatcatgACGGTTTTGATCCTTAGAAg GGCCTCGGACGAGTGCAACAAGAAGCAGCCCAGCGACTGCGATACTCTGGAATATCGAAATGGCGAAG GACTAGTTGTGACCTACA TGCACTGCAAAATGGACAGTTCACCGATTGTGACAACCCATACCAACAACAAGAGCAAGTCCTCGC TGACCACGCCGCTATTCACACCTGCAGTGGGGGTCGCCGCGGCAGGCGCAGGCGGCGCAGGCGGTGCAGGTGCGAGGAGTTATGTGGATCCTCACACATACGAGGATCCGAATCAGGCTGTACGAGAATTCGCCCGCGAAATCGACGCCGGATACATCACGATAGAGGCAATTATAG GTGGCGGAGAATTTGGCGATGTCTGCCGAGGGAAACTGAAGCTGCCTCCCGATGGACGGACGGAAATAGACGTGGCCATAAAAACGCTGAAGCCGGGCTCAGCGGACAAGGCACGTAACGATTTCCTGACAGAGGCGTCGATAATGGGTCAGTTCGAGCATCCCAACGTGATATTCTTGCAAGGCGTTGTAACGAAAAGCAATCCGGTGATGATTATCACGGAATTTATGGAGAATGGCAGCCTGGACACTTTTTTGCGTGCTAACGACGGCAAGTTTCAAGTACTTCAATTGGTGGGGATGCTGCGCGGCATTGCCAGCGGTATGCAGTATCTCGCGGAGATGAACTACGTGCATCGCGATCTTGCCGCGAGAAACGTGTTAGTCAACGCTGCTCTGGTTTGCAAAATTGCCGACTTTGGACTCAGTAGAGAGATCGAGAGCGCCACGGAGGGAGCTTATACGACCAGG GGCGGTAAAATCCCGGTACGGTGGACTGCACCGGAAGCGATAGCTTTCCGTAAATTTACCAGCGCCTCCGACGTATGGAGCATGGGCATCGTATGTTGGGAGGTAATGTCGTATGGCGAGAGACCGTATTGGAATTGGTCGAATCAAGATGTGATAAAATCGATCGAGAAGGGCTACAGGCTTCCAGCGCCGATGGATTGTCCAGAGGCTATCTACCAGCTGATGCTCGATTGCTGGCAAAAGGAACGCACCCATCGGCCGACCTTCGCCAATCTCACACAGACTTTGGACAAGCTTATACGAAGCCCGGACACGCTGAGAAAAATTGCTCAGAACAG CGTGAGGCCGCCTGCACACAATCCGTACTATGTCACAAGCCATACGGCTGCCGTCCAGGCTGCGGTGGCGGCTGCGATGCCACCAGGCCCAGCCGCGAGCACGGCGGGTCCGTTCGTAGACATAGTCGGCCATCAGGCCCATCAACAAGCCCAGTCAGCGATTGCCGTTCCAGTAATGCCACCAGGAGCCGGCCGTAGCTTACACTACCACACACACGCAGCGACACACGCACTGCCACACCAACAATCACCGCTCACCTATCCCAATTGGGTCCCGTTCTCCCATTTTAATTGA